From Thermococcus barophilus MP:
ACAATCCTCATCAGGGGTGGAACAGAGCACGTCGTTGATGAAGTCGAGAGAGCAATGGAGGATGCAATCAAGGTTGTCAAGGACATCGTCGAGGATGGAAAGATCGTCGCAGGTGGTGGAGCAAGCGAGATCGAGCTCAGCGTCAAGCTCGACGAGTATGCTAAAGAAGTCGGTGGAAAGGAGCAGCTCGCCATCGAGGCATTCGCCGAGGCACTCAAGGTAATTCCAAGAACATTAGCAGAGAACGCTGGACTTGACCCAATCGAGACACTCGTTAAGGTCATCGCAGCCCACAAGGAGAAGGGACCAACAGTCGGTGTTGACGTCTTCGCAGGAGAGCCAGCGGACATGATGGAGAGAGGCGTTATCGAGCCAGTTAGGGTTAAGAAGCAGGCAATCAAGAGCGCAAGCGAAGCAGCAATCATGATCCTCAGAATCGACGACGTCATAGCAGCACAGAAGCTTGAGAAGGAGAAGGAAGGAGAGAAGGGAGGAGGAAGTGAAGACTTCAGCAGCGACCTTGACTGATTCCTCTAACTTTTCTTCTTAAGTTTTCTTTTGAAAATCCTTGGTGAATTTTAAAATACCCTTTTGGTCGTTTTGAAATGCCGTATATTCAAAGAAGATCTCTTTTGGCTTTTGGAGCATTTCTTTTAAAAGCAGCTAAAAAGTTTTAAGGCATGAACTTAACACTTTTATATTTCGTCTGAAATAACCCAATTGGGGGTGAGCAAACTATGGAAGTTATTGAAGCTATTTATGAGGACGGTATTTTGAAACCACTGAAGAAACTCAATCTTAAGGAGAAGGAAAAGGTAATCCTTGTAATTAGGGAGAAGGTCATTGATGATGATTTCATTACCCTCATTGAAGAGCTCAGCAAGAAGGTTCCAAAAGTTGAAAATGCATCTAAACTTCTGGAGGAAGAAAGGAAATGATTGTGCTCGATGCTAATATTTTAATTGATGCTCTCTTTGAAAAGAACGAGGAAAGACGAAATCTCGCTCTAGATCTCTTTCAAGCTATCAAGGGAAAAACAGTATATGTCCCAAGAATCTTTATTGTTGAAGTGGTTTCGATTGCAAAAAGACTTGGAATAGGACTGAGCTTAGAAGAGCTGTTCACATTGGTGGAAAGATTTAACATCAAGGAGGAGAATGAAATTTTTAATTTGGCAGTTTATATAGCAGAAAATGTTCATCCCAGAGCTGTTGATTCGTATTATATTGCAACTGCCATCTTGACTGGTAGTATTGTTATTTCAAATGATAAAACATTAGTAAAGAACTGCAAAAAGGCAGGTATAAAAGCATTCTACTTGGTTGAAGAGCACAAAGAGGCTTTAAATTACCTCAACAAATATATTCGATCATAATCTTATTTCAATCTCTCCCTCAAGCTTCCTCAGCTTTTCCTTGGCTCTTCTCAGCTGGGCGTTGGCTAAGTTAACTATCTTCGCAATGTATTCTTCACTCACCCAAAGGGCACCATTTTCTCCTAAGGGAACGTCCATTCTTTCTGTCGAGCGTATTTCAACTACAAGCTTCTTGTGGCTGATGCTCTTGATGTTTGAATGCTTGAACCCGCAATTCACAGCTAAATTTAAAAGCTCAACAGCATCTTCCAGTGTTTTGGCAGAAACGTGAATTATCGGGCTGTGAAGCATGAACCAGAGCATCCCAGAGTTGTGCTTCTTGACCGCTGTTAAGACTTCTTCAGGAGAAACCTCTCTGTGCCACTTGCCAAGCCATTCAGCGTTAACCTTATCTCCAAACTCTGGCATCTGCATTACCGCTATTCTTCCAGAGCATGAAGATGTTGTGAAGTAGTTTGGAAGGGAGTTTATTTTTTCTAAAAGAGGAATTATGTCCTCATCGACTAACCCCTTATCTAAGGCTTCGCTCAGACTTTCCATTGCTTTTCGCTTTTGGAGTTCAAAGTTCTTCTCGTAGAGGAACATGAAGGTAAATTTGTGAAGGTGTTTAAAAAGATTGACATAACCTTTAAGCAAAGGGTATGAATGCTCCCTTTTTCTTTACAAACTCCACAAACCTCTTGTAAGTTGGATGTGCACCCAAAGTTTCGCTGTCTCCAATAGCTATCAACTTGCGCTTTGCCCTTGTTAGAGAAACGTTTAGCCTTCTCAAATCAGTTAAAAATCCAAGCTCGCCCTTTTTATTGGAGCGAACGAATGAAAGAATAATAACTTCTTTCTCCCTCCCCTGATACCCGTCAACGGTTTTTACTTCAATTTCATCGTTTTCTATGAGTGAGCTTATTAAATCTCTCTGGTCATCATAAGGCGTTATAACTCCAATTGACTCTGGCCTAATACCCATTCTTAACAATCTTTTTACTATCTCCTTAACGAGCTTTGCTTCCAGCGGATTCTCCCTTGAAAGCGAACCTTTCCTCTGCCTTTCCCACTTTTCCGGATGTTTGGATGTGTCAACAAAGACTAAGGGTTCTTTTGGATTTAAGATGGAATCCCAGGGCTCTCCAAAATGGAAAACCCTAATGCCCAAATCGAGCAGAGTTATGTTTTTAACGCCATCATAAGCCTTAATTCTTCCATTGTAAAATTCTCTGCTTGGGAACTCCATGAGTCTTTCATTCATTCTGTACTGGATTTCAAGCATCTTTGCCTTTGATGGGTAAAGTTTAATAAGCTTTTCAAAGAGCGTTTCGCTGAGTTCCTTTGCTTCCTCACTCAAAATCGTTGGGGGTAATTGCTTATGATCCCCAGCTAAGATGAATTTTTTGGCTTTTGCTATTGGGATTAAAACGCTTGGAATTGTTGCCTGCGAAGCTTCATCCACAACAGCGACATCAAAGTTAATATCCTTTATGAAATCAAGAGCCGCTGAAGAGTTTGTGCTTAAAACAACATCTGCTTTTGATATTACCTCCCTTATTATTTCTTCCTCAAGCTTTTTGGCTTCATCATACAGCTTTTGAACTTTCTCGTTAAATGCTATCCATTGGGCCATTGATTTCACAACTCTTGCTGGAATTCCTCTTGCTCCTATTCCTCTCTCTGCGAGCCTTAGAATTTGCCTATCTGTAAGACCTCTCCGCCATTGAGGTGTTGGTTTTGTACACTGATCTCTGAGCATTGCCAACCTTTCAGCCTTGCTCCTAAGCTCTTTCACCCTCCTAAACTTCTCGTGGGTTTCAACCTGATAAGCCAGTGTTGATTCCTTTAGGTGCTTTGATACCCTGGAAGGATGTCCCAAGCGAACGAGCTTAACTTTTCCCCATAAGCGCTCGACTAAGTTATCAACGGCTACGTTGCTCTCTGCAGTCGCCAGAACTTTCTTCCCTCTTTTTACTTCTTGAAGAATAACTTCAGCAAGTGTTCTTGTCTTTCCAGTGCCGAAGGGGCCGTGTATCAGGAAGAAGTCTTCGCCCCCCAAAGCGAAGCTTACAGCCTTCCTTTGGCTTTCGTTTAGCTGCTTATCAAATGGTTTAAATTCAACCTCAACACTTTCTTTGGGCTTTTCTAATCCAAGAGCGAATCTTAATGCCTGCTTTCCGCTTTTGCTGAGCCTTTCAAGGTTTTCCATCTGCCTCTTGAAGGTTACATCATTGGCATAGAGGTCGATTCTAACGTTTCTTAACGCCCAAGAAGGAACAGTCTCAAGGGCAACGACAAGAAAGCGCTTTCCCTTTTCAGTAACAGTCCCAATTAAATCACTTGCCAAAGGATTTCCCCTGCTTATCACAACCAAATCTCCAACGCTGATTTCAGTCTTTATCTCCTGCTTTCTGCCGTATTTAACGAGTTTGTATCCAAACTCTTCGCCGATGATTTTTCCATTTAAGCCAAGAACAGCTCTTCCCACTTTTTCTCTCTCATAGCCAGTTAGCTTTCTCATCTCCTCTCGCATAGCCTCTATCTCTGCCTCTCGCTCAAGCTCAACAAGCTCTTTGAGATGGTTAATGTATCGAACTATGTTCATTTATTCCACGCTCCCTCATATCTAACTCTCGATCTTCATTAAAAGCGTTGGGTTATCTAACCATAAATTATTTAAAGTTGAATTATTTAAAGTTGAATAATGCGGTGATGCATAATGGAGAATCCATTTATATTTGGAGAACCCGCTAAAGGTGAGAAATTCATAGATCGAAAAAGAGAGCTTGAGAGGCTTAGGAATTACATCATAAATGCAAGAAATGTGATCATATATTCGCCAAGAAGATTTGGCAAAACATCTCTCATATTGAAGGTGCTTGAAGAACTGAAAGGGGATATAATTCCCATTTTTATTGATTGTTATTCAGTAACCTCTGAAAAAGACCTTGCAAGCAGGCTTACAAAAAAAGTTCTCCAGCATTACAAGGGAAAGGAGATATGGTATGCTGTAAAGAAGCTATTCCAAAATATAACCCCAAAAATTACAATTGAAACGACACCCAGCGTACAAATTGAAATCAGTTATGAAGGTGTTGAAAATTGGGAGGAAGCGTTAGATTTACCCCAGAAGTTGGCGTTAGACAAAGGTAAGAGGGTTGTTGTAGTTTTTGATGAATTTCAGGAACTTGCAAAATTTGATAATTTGCTTAAACTCCTGCGGTCAAGATTTCAGCATCACGATAAAGTCAGCTACATCTTTATTGGAAGCAAAAGGCACTTAATGGAATGGATATTTAAGTCAAAGGAAAGTCCGTTTTATAATTTCGGTGCGCACATTACTCTCAAGGAGATACCTAAGAAGGAATTTGAGATATACATCCAGGATGCATTTAAAAGAGGGAATATTAAAATTAAAGAGCATGTTGTGGATTTGATACTCTCTTTGACACGATGCCACCCATATTACACACAAAGACTTTGCTTTGAGCTTTGGTATGTTGGAACGCTTAAAAAGGTGGTGGACGAAAAAGATGTGGAAAAAACCTTAAGTGAGCTTATATCAGATTTAGAAGATTCTTATCTACTAATTTGGGAGTCTTTGACTCCGAACCAAAGAAAAGCTCTACTCGCAGTAGCCAAAGGAGAAGAAGACCTATTTTCAGGAGAATTCTTACGTAAATATGACTTTAAAAGCCCAGCAAGTGTACAATCTGCCTTGAGAAAGCTTGTGGAAAAGGAGTTAGTTACCAAAATTGGAGAGGCATACAAGGTATCAGACGTTTTCATGGAGTACTGGTTGAAAAAACGGTTCCTTGAAGAATAGTATTTTGTTTTGGTGGGCCCGCGGGGCTTCGAACCCCGGACCTCCCGCTTATCAGGCGGGCGCTCTGACCAGGCTGAGCCACGGGCCCTCTTCAACTGGTGCCCCGGCCGGGATTTGAACCCGGGTCGCGGGATCGAGAGTCCCGCATGATTGACCGGGCTACACCACCGGGGCGCCGATAATCCTAAGCTCTGTCAAATTTATAAATTTTTCGGTAATTTGGGCATTGCTTACTCTTGGCTTCCGTAATCCTTATATCCTCTTCTTTCAACATTAATGTACTGGCGTGGGGTGAGTGTTATGAAAGTTTTGATAATGGCTGGCGGTTATGCTACTCGTCTGTGGCCCATTACAAAGGATAATCCAAAAGCACTGCTTCCTCTGGGAGACAGGTACATCATAGACTACATCCTTGAAAAAACAAAGGAGCTGGGCTTAGAGGTTTATGTATCAACCAACAGATTCTTTGCGAAGTACTTTGAGGAGTGGAGCAGGGATAAGGATGTCGAGCTCTTGGTTGAAGATACATTTCACGAAGAGGAGAAGCTCGGCACCATTGGAGCCCTACAAGAAGCGATAAGCAAGCTCGGTTTGGATGATTATCTCATCATCGCTGGAGATAATCTATTCTCCTTCAGCTTGAAGGACTTCTTGGACAAATACAATGGAAAAACGCTGATAGCTGTCTATGATGTTGGTGACTTCGAGCTTGCGAAGAGGTATGGTGTTGTTCTTCTTGAGGGAGATAAGGTGATTGATTTTGAAGAAAAACCAGTAAAGCCCAAATCAACCCTCATAAGCACTGGAGTCTATGTATTTCCAAGAGAGATAATGGGAGTGATACCCCAGTACTTGGAAGAGGGCAACAAAGACTCTCCAGGCTACTTTATTCAGTGGCTCCTATCTAAAGGGACTGAGATTTATGCATACAAATTCGATGAGTACTGGTATGACATCGGAAGTGCGGACAGCTATCTTGAGGCTTTGAAGACCCTTTTGAGGGAGAGCTACATTGAGGAGATACAGATAAGCCCTTATGCGAAAATTATTTCCCCTGTTGTTATAAAGAGGGGAGCAAAGATCCTTGGAAGGTCAATAATTGGGCCATATGCCTACATTGGTGAGGGATGTGTTGTTGAGAATTCTGACATAAGCGACTCAATAATTTTTAAAAACACCATAATAAGGAATTCAACAATCTGGCGTTCGATCATTGATGAGAAGTGTGAGATAAGGAATTTAGAGCTTAAGAAGAGCTTAGTCGGTGGGCATGCGAAGATACAAAGGGGAGACTAATTAATAAAAATGAGGGGCACCGCATAGAATTCGACCTTTAAACGGAGTTTCACCCTGAAGCAAAGCTTACATCCCATCCAAACCCTGCAGCTCTGGGCAAACTGCAGAATTTGTTCAGGCTATAAACCTTGGATCGAGATGAAGCTTCGTTTTTGGTCTCTTTTCTATACAGTGCCCCTCACTATACAGCTCTCGCTTAACATATATAAAGCTTTCTTGTTTTTAATGCTTGTTTTAATTAAAGTTTTAATTTAGAATAATAAAACAAAACTCTCCAAGATAGTGGATGAACTTTTCGCTCATTTTACGATTGTCATATAATTGAATCTTTACTCCTCAGGTGGGCAAAAAGCTTATATATCATCGGCAGTGCTTAATTAAATGTAATTAAATGTCATTAAAGCTGGAGGTGATTTGAATGGGAGAGGATGAAAGAAAATACACAACAGTCTCAATTCCGAAGCCCCTCTATGAGAAGATAAAGAAGAGAATTGAGGGAACAGGCTTTACATCAGTCTCTGACTACGTTACATATGTTCTGAGGGAAGTGCTGGCAAGCTTGGAGGAAGAGGAGAAGGAAGAGGTCTTCAGTGAAGAGGAGGAGGAAAAGGTTAAGGAAAGACTTAGGGCTCTCGGCTATCTCGACTGACTTCTGTTAATTTTTATTTGGGTGATTGGAATGGTTTCTAAGCCACATGGTGGGAAATTAGTTAGGAGAATAGCTGCTCCAAAAACGAGGGAAAGAATCATAGGCGAGCAGAGGGAATATCCGAAGGCTGAAGTTGACCACGGAAGAGCAATTGACCTTGAAAATATAGCCCATGGTATTTATTCCCCACTTAAGGGCTTTTTAACGAGCGATGATTTTCAATCTGTTTTGGATCATATGAGGCTTAGCGATGACACCCCATGGACAATCCCGATTGTTCTTGACGTGGAAAAGCCTGAATTTGAAGAGGGTGATGCAATTCTGCTTTACTATGATGATCTGCCTATAGCGAGGATGCATGTTGAGGAGATTTATACCTACGATAAGAAAGAATTCGCCCAGAAGGTTTTCAAAACAACTGACCCCAATCATCCTGGGGTTGCTAAGGTCTATGGGATGGGCAAATATTTAGTTGGCGGCGAGATTGAGCTTTTGAACGAGCTGCCAAATCCTTTTGCGAAGTACACCCTCAGGCCAGTTGAGACAAGGGTTCTGTTTAAGGAGAGGGGATGGAAGACAATAGTTGCCTTCCAGACAAGGAACGTTCCCCACATGGGGCATGAGTACGTTCAAAAAGCTGCGCTGACTTTCGTCGATGGTCTATTCATAAACCCTGTCTTAGGAAAGAAGAAGAGAGGAGATTATAGGGATGAGGTAATCATCAAAGCCTATGAGGTTCTGTTCAAGCACTACTACCCAAGGGATGCAGCAACACTCGCAACCGTCAGGTATGAAATGAGATATGCTGGACCGAGAGAGGCAATACACCATGCAATCATGAGGAAGAACTTTGGGGCGACGCACTTCATAGTTGGAAGGGATCATGCTGGGGTAGGTGACTACTATGGGCCATATGAAGCATGGGATCTGTTCGATGAGTTTCCGGATTTGGGCATAACCCCGATGTTCATACGAGAGGCTTTTTACTGCAAAAGATGCGGCGGAATGGTCAACGCTAAAATCTGCCCGCACAGCGAGGAGTTCCACGTGAGGATAAGCGGAACAAAGCTCAGGAAGATGATAATGAGCGGTGAAAAGCCTCCTGAATATATGATGAGGCCAGAAGTTTACGAGGTCATAAGGAGCTTTGAAAATCCATTCGTGGAGTGATGTGAATGCTTATAATCCACCACTGGGACACCGACGGCATAACATCGGCAGCTTTAGTTGCTAAAGCTCTTGACTTAGAGGAGTTTGAAAATTTAAGTCCCCCTATTGGGGAGTTCAGACTTGATGAGAGAATCAGAAAAGCAGTTGAAAAAGCTGACACGGTTTACGTGCTCGACTTGAATCTGCCAAACGAAGTTGAAGACATTGATAAGGAGACGGTCTTCATCGATCACCACATACAGCCCAAAATCGGGAATCCAAAAGTTAAGCAGATAAACCCGGCTTTGAATGGAGAATATGCTCCCTCAGCCTCTTTCGTTGTTTCCCAATATTTTGGCATTTGGAATGAATGGTCTGCTTTGGGTGCTTTGGGTGACATGGGCAAGAAAGCACTTGAACTCCCTAAAGTTAGAGAGCTTTTAAGGGGATTAACTGAAAACGAAGCCCTTAGATTGGTCCAGCTCCTTGATTCAAACTATGTGGTAATGGATAGGGAAGGTGTGGAAGAAGCTGTGGAGGTTCTCCTAACGCATAG
This genomic window contains:
- a CDS encoding antitoxin AF2212-like protein translates to MEVIEAIYEDGILKPLKKLNLKEKEKVILVIREKVIDDDFITLIEELSKKVPKVENASKLLEEERK
- a CDS encoding type II toxin-antitoxin system VapC family toxin, giving the protein MIVLDANILIDALFEKNEERRNLALDLFQAIKGKTVYVPRIFIVEVVSIAKRLGIGLSLEELFTLVERFNIKEENEIFNLAVYIAENVHPRAVDSYYIATAILTGSIVISNDKTLVKNCKKAGIKAFYLVEEHKEALNYLNKYIRS
- the taw3 gene encoding tRNA(Phe) 7-((3-amino-3-carboxypropyl)-4-demethylwyosine(37)-N(4))-methyltransferase Taw3, which codes for MFLYEKNFELQKRKAMESLSEALDKGLVDEDIIPLLEKINSLPNYFTTSSCSGRIAVMQMPEFGDKVNAEWLGKWHREVSPEEVLTAVKKHNSGMLWFMLHSPIIHVSAKTLEDAVELLNLAVNCGFKHSNIKSISHKKLVVEIRSTERMDVPLGENGALWVSEEYIAKIVNLANAQLRRAKEKLRKLEGEIEIRL
- a CDS encoding IGHMBP2 family helicase codes for the protein MNIVRYINHLKELVELEREAEIEAMREEMRKLTGYEREKVGRAVLGLNGKIIGEEFGYKLVKYGRKQEIKTEISVGDLVVISRGNPLASDLIGTVTEKGKRFLVVALETVPSWALRNVRIDLYANDVTFKRQMENLERLSKSGKQALRFALGLEKPKESVEVEFKPFDKQLNESQRKAVSFALGGEDFFLIHGPFGTGKTRTLAEVILQEVKRGKKVLATAESNVAVDNLVERLWGKVKLVRLGHPSRVSKHLKESTLAYQVETHEKFRRVKELRSKAERLAMLRDQCTKPTPQWRRGLTDRQILRLAERGIGARGIPARVVKSMAQWIAFNEKVQKLYDEAKKLEEEIIREVISKADVVLSTNSSAALDFIKDINFDVAVVDEASQATIPSVLIPIAKAKKFILAGDHKQLPPTILSEEAKELSETLFEKLIKLYPSKAKMLEIQYRMNERLMEFPSREFYNGRIKAYDGVKNITLLDLGIRVFHFGEPWDSILNPKEPLVFVDTSKHPEKWERQRKGSLSRENPLEAKLVKEIVKRLLRMGIRPESIGVITPYDDQRDLISSLIENDEIEVKTVDGYQGREKEVIILSFVRSNKKGELGFLTDLRRLNVSLTRAKRKLIAIGDSETLGAHPTYKRFVEFVKKKGAFIPFA
- a CDS encoding AAA family ATPase, which codes for MENPFIFGEPAKGEKFIDRKRELERLRNYIINARNVIIYSPRRFGKTSLILKVLEELKGDIIPIFIDCYSVTSEKDLASRLTKKVLQHYKGKEIWYAVKKLFQNITPKITIETTPSVQIEISYEGVENWEEALDLPQKLALDKGKRVVVVFDEFQELAKFDNLLKLLRSRFQHHDKVSYIFIGSKRHLMEWIFKSKESPFYNFGAHITLKEIPKKEFEIYIQDAFKRGNIKIKEHVVDLILSLTRCHPYYTQRLCFELWYVGTLKKVVDEKDVEKTLSELISDLEDSYLLIWESLTPNQRKALLAVAKGEEDLFSGEFLRKYDFKSPASVQSALRKLVEKELVTKIGEAYKVSDVFMEYWLKKRFLEE
- a CDS encoding sugar phosphate nucleotidyltransferase, translated to MKVLIMAGGYATRLWPITKDNPKALLPLGDRYIIDYILEKTKELGLEVYVSTNRFFAKYFEEWSRDKDVELLVEDTFHEEEKLGTIGALQEAISKLGLDDYLIIAGDNLFSFSLKDFLDKYNGKTLIAVYDVGDFELAKRYGVVLLEGDKVIDFEEKPVKPKSTLISTGVYVFPREIMGVIPQYLEEGNKDSPGYFIQWLLSKGTEIYAYKFDEYWYDIGSADSYLEALKTLLRESYIEEIQISPYAKIISPVVIKRGAKILGRSIIGPYAYIGEGCVVENSDISDSIIFKNTIIRNSTIWRSIIDEKCEIRNLELKKSLVGGHAKIQRGD
- a CDS encoding ribbon-helix-helix domain-containing protein, translating into MGEDERKYTTVSIPKPLYEKIKKRIEGTGFTSVSDYVTYVLREVLASLEEEEKEEVFSEEEEEKVKERLRALGYLD
- the sat gene encoding sulfate adenylyltransferase, which produces MVSKPHGGKLVRRIAAPKTRERIIGEQREYPKAEVDHGRAIDLENIAHGIYSPLKGFLTSDDFQSVLDHMRLSDDTPWTIPIVLDVEKPEFEEGDAILLYYDDLPIARMHVEEIYTYDKKEFAQKVFKTTDPNHPGVAKVYGMGKYLVGGEIELLNELPNPFAKYTLRPVETRVLFKERGWKTIVAFQTRNVPHMGHEYVQKAALTFVDGLFINPVLGKKKRGDYRDEVIIKAYEVLFKHYYPRDAATLATVRYEMRYAGPREAIHHAIMRKNFGATHFIVGRDHAGVGDYYGPYEAWDLFDEFPDLGITPMFIREAFYCKRCGGMVNAKICPHSEEFHVRISGTKLRKMIMSGEKPPEYMMRPEVYEVIRSFENPFVE
- a CDS encoding DHH family phosphoesterase, with the protein product MLIIHHWDTDGITSAALVAKALDLEEFENLSPPIGEFRLDERIRKAVEKADTVYVLDLNLPNEVEDIDKETVFIDHHIQPKIGNPKVKQINPALNGEYAPSASFVVSQYFGIWNEWSALGALGDMGKKALELPKVRELLRGLTENEALRLVQLLDSNYVVMDREGVEEAVEVLLTHSLKELLEYEPWVKKAEAIEKTINDAIGNLKLRDGFAFITFESPFNVISKVARKAVWELGYNGAVVVNRDFHGKAQIYFRISPKLAEKIDMGGIIFALKERGFNAGGKREVLGCICEKSKADEVLDIINAHLR